In Nematostella vectensis chromosome 3, jaNemVect1.1, whole genome shotgun sequence, the genomic window TTTTACTTCAAAAAACGCTTTATAAATCGCGTGTTAAAACATCAAACAGGAAGCTCGTGTGGTTTGTAGAATCATTTTGGCTTGACCTTGGCCATATCGATTAGACTATTTGGCGCGCTCGAGCTCCACGGTAATATTGATACAGCCGTCAGTCGGCTTTGGGGGGAAAATCTCCCTTGAACGCTGTATTTGTCTTGCCGACAGCTGGCCTTAAAACCTTTGTGTTTTGATAAACCTCCGGGCCGACCTAACACTGTCATTTTACGGGACTGTTCAAAGAAACCACGGACTTTAAGGTCAAACTGAATGACAAAAATCACTTTTTGCCTTTACGAAACTGATGGTGTTGTAAGGTTTGTTTGGGCTTACATTTTTCAATTTGGTATGATGCTTTTTACTAgcattttgtttgttcttgTCTTGTTTTCTTCACAAAGAAACACATGCATTCAGTAGCCTTGACCTTATTGACGATTACTTTGATAATTAAGAATAAACGAATTTTTAAGGCGGAATTATTACATGAATACAAATTGAATAAACTCTCAAGACTTGTAATACAACTTCCTGTGATCTTGTTCAGCTCCGCTAGTTATAACGGATTTCCTCTCGCTGCGCAGATGTTGAAAGGTTTTACCTCCTCTGAAGCTATCAGAGCTTCACGTCACGTCTCTGAAAGAGCTCCTTATTTAAAAGCCCTCGTGTCCAATGCCTATTAAACAATGTCGTGTCGCTTAACTGCAAAAACAAGATGTCACGTCAAGAGTCACTTGCGATGGAAATACACGTCGTTTttgcaccctccccccatcccacCCTGCTAATCTGATGATAACTCATTTTGATCTGTTCTTCCAGAACACGGGTCACCAGACCCCTGGAGTCACTCCGGACAGCTCGGTACCACATCATCAGCTTACTCAACATCAGGGGGGACATATGGCACGAACTACGGCATAACAGCTAGGGAGGGGATGGTAAGGACACCCCACTAACGACCCCTTTTGATCCAAGTGCCGTCGctttgctttgttttatttgacaTTCACATACTTTTATTTGGTTTTGTAGAAGAATCTGCACGGGGTGCCTGTCGCTGCTTTAGCTAAGGGCCCAATGCACCAGCCAAGGGTGGGTGGGGTCACGTGACCGCCCTGGTCTCTCCTACCATCTCTGCTTCTCACAATAGCCATACaaaccaatcaaaacaatttGGTCCAGGCCATCTCGGTCGATTTAAGCAAAAAAGACGTTATATCTTACAAAGTTAAGGATGCAAATGACCAATTGTCTGGTTGAACTAAATGTAGAGATTATTTGAGAGATCATGGCTGTCAGAATAGATCTCAAGTCGGTCTGTTTTCGTATTCgaatttttgtttgatttctaATTTCTCGTTGTaaatcaaatttcaatcaaatttcatTTGCCAAATTACCAGTAAATTTCTACGATTGACTTTTTTAAAACCTTTTTGCAAATCCCTATGTTGCCACTCCCTTCTACTTTGAATTTCTATCCTAACGCTTTCTTAAACTCATTAagtattttttgcttttcgtCTTTGAATAATTCTTGTTTGGTTTCTAATTTCTCGTAGTAAATCAATCAAAGAAATTTTCTTTGCCAATGTTACCATAAATTTCTATAATTGACTTCCAAAATCTCTATGTTTccgcctccttcttttgaatttcCATCCTAATACTTTTCAAACTCATCGAGGGTTTTTGCTCTTGTGTTCTCTTGGGGTTATTGCATGGCTGGTAGTAGCTATAAGTGTATTCCTCGCTAACACCAGGGCCTTCTTGTTTTGCTTCATGCTGTTGCTTCTGCTATGTGGAATAGTTTTTGTATGATTGTTGACTGTTACAATGTTTTTTTGGAATGTTGTTTCCGAAGGATAGGCCATTTCCTAAGGCCAGTGAGGAGACGAATACTGGCACGAAATTTATAAGCACGTGAAGAACTATAGTCCCTTGGTTCTTCGCGCAACACATATCCCACAGGTGACCAGGGAGGCCCGAATCAGGCAAAACTGGCTACGATATAAGTTACGGATCGTCTCGTTAAATCATACAAAAACGATTCTTTGCTCTTGCTTTGTCTCAAAGTTTTGCTATCTTTGTATGTTTCTTCAAACAATAGTACTACAAACGAGATTGTTACTCCATCATGCTTACGCGTATGCATGTACTGACGCAATGTTACTAATCGTGATTCTTGCCTCTAACAGGTTTTTCTTTTGATTAATCAATTCTCTTAAGACTCTTCATACTAAAAACGTGTGCAACGGTAGCAAACAATAAACATTTGTTAGAACGTTTGGATTCTTGTAGAACTTTTTCGCTAAGGTGAACAGTAGAAAAGGTGACTGTCCCTCCTCTCGAagcaccatctgactttgcgCGCTGCGTTTTTCCAGGGCTACCATCCCATAAGTCATAGCGAGATGGATAGATTAGCGGGCTTGCCTCCGATGTCGTCTTTCCGTCAGACGGCGACTCTCCACGGACAGACATCACCCTATCTCCACACGGTATCTCCACCACTGAACGGCAACGATAATATGGGTGAGTCGATACAGAGGTATCGTTTTTAACGATATCTTTATCATTTTCACCATTGTGATAATTGAAAACATAATTGTCACAATTTCCATCCTTTTTATCAACATTGTTATTATTGCCATCATCAAtttcatcaccaccactatcatcatcgtcgCCTGTGTCATCAgtattatcatcattgtcttctctttccttttcttcttcttttacTATTACTGTTTATCCTTATTCTacttcagggccgtagcagggggtggggcactgggggcacgtgtcccctattatttttcaagcattttaaggaaatgacatgtagaggcgtggctgtgcccccccccccccacccaatattttcttaatgtttctgtattgtgccccctgAATACTCCGAGGCCTGCTACGACACTGTACTTGCATTCTTCTTCTACTTATTTAACTGTCACGACAGCAACCCCATCATATCCTTATAACTAGTATGGTGAAAATTGGCGtccatcatcgtcgtcatcacaACCATCACATTCATCTGATACAGGCTTCATCAACGTCTTTACAGACATCATGACTAACTCTATGGTATACCCATCAAAGTCTGTAAAGACATCATGACTAACTCTAAGGTATACCCATCAACGTCTGTACAGACATCATGACTAACTCTAAGGTACCCACAGGCCACACAACCCGAGCACCAACTTCAGGCTCACAGACAGGGGACACACTAGGAAAAGCACTCGCTTCGGTAAGTCTTTATAACATTACAAGGGACCACCGTCTTTTCTAATAAAGAGTTTATTTAAAGATGCTTACGGCTCAATAATCAACTCGATAATTTGCGAATAGTTTAATCCAATGATATCTTATAATTCGTGGTTGCCTGTTCAGATCTATTCTACCGATAACGGCACTACATACTCGTCCAATCCATCCACGCCAGTAGGCTCACCACCTCCACTCGCCAGCGTCTCAGAACGACCGCTATCAGGTATGTTGCTATGACGATTTTTAACATGCATATATCAGTGGAACTCCTGGTATGGGACTGAAAATGTGTAAGATGGATTCCTAGATCCTGATATTGAGACATTGAAGTCCGCTGCATGTGGGTTTTCCTGCGTTTGGTCTTCGGAAACCTTTCATTTGCCAACAACCTTGCGTACCCACAAGGTGAAAGGCCAAGAACCGCGTGGATACTTAAAGAAACAAGTGTGTTACATTATGTCTTGCCTGCTGTGTAAACTCTTTGCAAGGCCCCCCATACGTAGATGTAGATATCTAGACAGAGCTCTACTCAAAATGATTACTGACTTACAAGGAATCGCAAGTCCAAGAGAAAGCACATGAAATAGAAATAGCCTTTTTATTCCGCTTCCGCTTGTTCACTTGTTCTTGTTCACTTCTCACTTGTGCTGGGTATGCGGTTGCTGTTGCATCCTCATGAGAACCAGCCCTGAGATAGCGTTTTTGGTATTAGTAATGAGGATTTAATATTTATAAGTGAAGAAGGACTGGAGACTCTTTTAACTCATTgcttaaagccacattgttagcagtttacttccggtcgataacgtaacaatctccgatgatttataacagaaaacacagaaaacgaaaaatatttcacaattgtaaaagcagtgtgtctattggaagtttctccGAGTATGTGACTGATAAAtcagagcggatggcctgtttaatagcgcggattctaatagattttgTGTCTCTtatcggttgaggtttccgtctgCCCTTCGCAAGTAAACttgtgacaatgcggctttaacagattttatttgttttcagccGGCTCAGGAGCATCAGGCCACTCTTCTGGCTGGGGCCGCACGAATCAACCTACGTCACCTCCTTATGAAGGCCATCTCCATCCTATGGTAAGAACCGTCACGCTAATCACCCAAAGACATGTCAATCATCCTAAGTCGTCAACCACAACACCACCCCACACCCACCCTATGGTATAACCTCGTTAATTGGCTACCAAGACTGGAATGATGTCTTGCAGTGATTGTtatgtgttttgtttgttttttaacaGCGTGAAGCCACCAGACCGTCAGGCACGCCAATGGAATTACAGAATATGCAGTACATGCCTCCAAAGGTGAATATCGACATTTATTCTCAAGTGTTTTGAGCGGCAGCAAGAAAAATGTGCGAAGTTTCCCAAGCATTTCTGTCGAATTTGCAAGACCATGGGCGAGGTTTTCCTTTCTCTTTTTCAGCTTTTAGCAACTAAATTTCTTAAATAACATTGTCTCTTTTTTACTAAGGTTTTCTCCTGCTTGAgatttgtcttttttgtgtCTAATTTTGGTCTTTTCTCTTAATTAAGTTTTGTCTCTCTCGACTTAGGCTTCATTCTCTTAGGTTGTGTCCTTCAATTAACTTATTTTTATCTCTCTGTAACGTAGTTGTGTCTGTTTGTACTAATAGCAAAGTCGTATCGAGGAACGCCTGGATGATGCCATCCATGTGCTTCGTAACCACGCTGAGTCAAATCTACAGCTCTACGGCGCCGCGGGGGGTCAAATCATCAGCACAACAGCAACTTCCGGAGCCGGCTACACTACAAGCGTCGGCGGTACTATGCAGTCAGCAGTATCTCATTTGGACCAATTAGTAAGTCCTTAAATTCACGTGTGAATAAGAATGAATGTGAATCTACATCCGGGATCTCAAAGAATCTCACTTAGCCACTCCTGTTACTTATTTAGAGAAATTCCATACACTCATTCACGATTGAAGTCTAGTATTTGATTAATATTTACCCTATAGCATTCCAGTTACTAACTTGAATGTGGTGATAAATAGACGCTTTTAGAGATTATCCGGTAGCGTTAAAATGGCGGCCCGATTGACAATCTTATTCTTATTAATTTCTTCTATGTCGTGTTAGCAGACCAGTAGTCATGGAGGCATGGATGACGACCCGAGTATGACGTCACCGAGTAGCATGTCTAACAGAACCATGTCCGTTTCGCAAATGTCTCCTGCGACCTCGGATATCAGCGAAGTCAGATGTGAGTAAATAATTCACTAGTTGCAGGAGATTGCGCATAGCAAGTATTTGTTAAGGTGCACAGGCGCAGTTATTATGCAAACAAATTGAGATACGGAGAATCTTCAGGACAGCATTTTGTGGGAAACCTCTTTCCCTCCTATCCTCTGCGTCTTTGTAGCTATAAAAAGGTTTTGTGTTCATTTTGTCATTGTGTGAATAGTTATTACAATGCCAGGCGCGCTACCGTGGGTACCTTGACAGTTAGGTGAATAAGCTAAGAAAACTACACTATATGATTAACATGAGCTTTGCTAGCCCATCAGCGCTTATGAGAACACGACGGATTTCCCTAGCTGTGAAGTctaaatcaataaaatgtGATTCTTGCATGCTAAATGGCTGTCACAGTAGTGTTGTGGATATAACACAAGCCCTATTGAATCCTGCTGATTCTCATGTGCATTTTCACAGATGGCTCCAAAGGCGATAAAGACGGTAAAAGCAATAATGACTCGGTGAAAGCCGAAGGGTTGGACAAACTAGATGACCTTGACAAAGACAAAAGTCTGATGGATGATCTTGGAGATAAGGGCGACGATGACGACTTGCTTGGGAATGACAGGGACCGCATGGTACGCGAACAGGAGAGGAGATACGCGAACAACGCCAGGGAAAGGTTAGTCACTGTTTACTGTAGTAAAAGAGAGCGGACAAGTTTCTAGTCGTTTCACTTCCTCCGGCTTTTATTTACTCCACGATGCAGTAAAACTTATTATAACGACTACCAACATGCAAAATCCATATCTTGTCTCAAACGCGTACACAAGATTTGCTGAGGGGGTTTGCAGGGATACATCTCATATCCAGTAGAAGAAACTGCTGGTTTCAAACCGCCTTGAACATACTTGTTTGTCTCTTCTTGTGAAACGGTTACAATCAAGAAAAACACTTCATTGAGTATATTGATTGGATGGTTTAGACGGCGGATGTAATACGAGCTATTCCCTGATGTGTCGTTGATTTACTTGTTGGTCGTGAGACACTGAGTTTGTCTGTAAAGACGAGAGCAAGACGGCGTTTGTGGATCGAATGCAATATGGAACGAATAGTTGTATTTTAGTTCACAGGGTAGTATTCATCCTGAAACATACCTAGAATGATGACATGCTAAATTTGTGTGGAAGGATTTTTATCTAGGCCACGAGTCCGGTGTGTACGTTAACGGGGTTCTTGTGTGATAAACACCAGGGCCTAATATCGCCGCATCTCACATGGCTTACCCGGGGCTCCCATGTGACCTCTTACCCCCTGAAGTACTATTTCTTAACCCTCAGGGTGCGGGTTCGAGACATAAACGAAGCCTTCAAAGAATTGGGTCGAATGTGCGACATGCATATGAAGGGAGACAAAACGAGCACCAACAGTAAACAAACAAAGGTGAGATAGCAAGCCCGGGGCACCCCCCTTAGTAAATACGATTGCCTCTGGGTTTCAGGATGAGGGTTCGAGACATCAATGAAGCCTTCAAAGAGTTGGGACGCATGTGTCAGTTACACTTGCAGAGTGAAAAACCGCAGACGAAGGTAAACTGCTGAGACTCGCCTCTCTAGTCGAAGCAAGGTCTGTCAAAGGTTTTTCGGTAAAAAGGAGGCATAAAATGTTACCAAAGGTCAAATGGTGAGACAGGTGCTAAAACATAAAGATTAACTATATCGAGGATTATTGTAGTTTCGAGATATACGAAATTGTAAGCAATGTCATTGTACAATAAATGCATGAAAGTTCTATAGTTCgcttaaaaaaatttaaatgaaGTTCTTTgaaatttgttttcgaagATTTTCTGCAGCAGAAATAAGCAGAGATTTTGTCCAATCATTTAACAAGCTATgataaattaaattaaaacgTTAAACTAACAATTAATGTGGCAAATCATGGCGGCTGTTATTGTAAGAGGTAGGACATGGATGAATATTTTTGTGTCGATGCGCAGTAGATAATTTTTCGGACCCTACTGTGCAGACACGACACAGCGCATGCGTAGTACGTATCGCCGTACGTTGCGTCATTTCAAGGACCATCCAAAACTTGGTTCGTTCATTTACTAGCAACGCCCATTGTCAATCACTCACACGTCGAATTTAATATGATTGACACTTAAAATCTAAATGCTGATTGGTTATCAAATTCGTTTCCATGACACTAATATTCATTGTCTTCCTTTACAATATGCACCATGATGAGCCAGCCCTATGTCGTGAATTGGTGAAATCCCAAATTGAGAATATTTCCATGCCGTTTTGTCATTTCATATTGTCTAAGGAGCGACAGGCAGTTGCTAAAGCCCGACAGAAGGATTGGTCCTTAAATGATGCATCTTACGGTAGTAACGTGCCGCAAACCAAGGTAACGGACAGTTAACCGGTCCATAACCTCAGGGTATGGACCGCGTTCATACTAATATTACCTTCACACCCTTATTTTTAGCTGTAACCCACTAAGATCCATCATGATAAtgttataatgatgattagATAATAACCCTTCACGTTCACCCATATTATTCTAACATCTGTCCTTGTTGCTGCCGGTATGGTCACTATGATcgtgtttgttgttgttatacaTTTAGTCCATATGGTAGTTATTTCCTTTCTGTCAAACATGGAAAgaatttcataaaaaaaaatccaaagcGGATGATAGGGTAAAATACGATCTGTTTTTTAGAGGGGGTATACTTTTCGGGGTCTAAAAACCAggtgaaattttttttacatagcGGGATTGTAGCCTCAACAAGTTTTCTCTTCTAGATCCGCTTTCGACAAGGCTATTTATAAATGTCTCTTTTACAAAACATTAATGCCTTATATGTTTCATCCTTGTGTTCGTTGCAATTTTTAACACCTCAGGtgcacttttttttgttagacgcttttttttcagtttgtcTCAATACCCTTGTGTGATTACATTGACAATTCAAATTGTTGATTTGTTCCTTGTTTTGACGGTGCGCATTATCACATGGTACAATGCTCCACctttacagtggaacctcaaTAAAACGGACCCTATTATGCGAAATCCTTCTTTACCACTGACACTGCACAAAGtcccgttttttttaaattctaaaGAGACCTCCATATATTGAGAATATTTCCGTTATAATGGAGGTTCTGCCATTCGATAGGCCatcttttggtgtttgtaaGCATCTTTCTAATGAGTGTGTTTCTTGCAGCTTGTAATTCTTCACCAAGCAGTGTCAGTTATTACAAGTCTCGAATCCCAAGTCAGAGGTGAGAGATCCGGGACTCAGGCGGTCTTAGAGTGCCCCCCTTTCCCAGGGCCCCAAGAAAAgccattttcaaatatttgtggCTTAATGGCGGAATCTTTTATGCGAGCCCTATTTAATGGGtcaaaataaatgtttttatatTCATGTTTTTATATTAATCTGTTTTTCATTTGTAGAACGCAACCTTAATCCTAAAGCCGCATGCTTGAAAAGGAGAGAAGAGGAGAAGGTTGAAGAGGAATCGCCCGAAAAAAGGGCTGTACCGGGAGTAGACAAACCTTTCGATAACAGTGCTGTGCGAGGAAACAACCGAGCGGGCCGCCGGGGACGAAGGTCTTCAAGAGGTACATACCTCGTGGGAATGTTTCTCTTGTTTTCTAGTATTGTTTGGTGCAATGTGTAGTgtaacgcgcgctaccgtggtcacTTTAACAGTTTTGTAAAGTAAACCAATGGGAATCTGAGAAATGTGCTATCTGATGCGACGCGCGcgaccgtggccaccttgacttTTTTTAGGAAGTTAGCCAATAAACACGAGATTAACGCGCCATCCGATTGACATGaactgcctttttttttcaatcagaGTGGCAGAGGAGTAGAGGAATGCTTCATTGGAAGCGGTACTTAGGACTTTGTCTAGGTGGTCACGATAGCGCACGTCGCAACTAAACgtctattttatatttttcataaatgtttattttcagGTGTGTAGTTTCCCTTTTATACCTTCTAGggctttttttccctttttttattacttcGTTGTTGTCTTATGTTTTTGCTTATTTGATTAATTTATtgatttaaattttattttatttcagattcTCTTGATTTTTAAGGCCTTGGTTTCATAAACAGCGTTTATTATGAAGTAGGTTTATTGATTCAAGTCAGTTCGTTTCTTTATTTGATTGATTTTTACCATCTTAACCGTAGCTCTTTCTAACTCCATTATGTTTTCTATTCATCATCAACGTGGAATAGGCCATACTATTAGCGCTGCTGCAGTTTGTTGATCAACCCAAGGTTGAAAACTATGCTGTGCCTCTGTAAAACAaagtagttgcgctgacgttttgAGCGTTAGCCTTTCGATGGAGTCTTGTCAGTTAAAAGAAcctaataaaacaataacaatttgCCAAGCAAGCTAGCGCCAGAGTATTATATTTTCGTCTCCTAGACTTAAAGACGAAACCGCGCTATAGAAGGGCCTGTGCCAGGCGTTTGTCACCTTCAGTTGTCATTCACCCCTCGAACTGGCAACAGCTCCTGGTAGCGCTTTGAATAACAATGCGAATAGAGAGGAATATTTGTTACTCTATCCTGCTTGaattatttcaaattacaACAATTCATGGCATAAACTCTACTAGGAATATTCAAAAGGGTTTCACATACCGCATAGAATGACAATAAACACCGGTATATGTTGAATTACAATTACACGCGCTGTTACGCGATCTCAGTCTCGCACTCTCACACTTGGCAGCTAAAATATCTACATTTTAGCCTATAAGCTACCCCTGCAGAATCCCTCCTTTGAAAGTAAATCTGTAATATAACaaagcttttgtaaaaaagTTGTACTAACCACTTAATAAAAGGATGAGCGAATCGCACGGTACAAGCCGCGATTGATAAATATACTACCGTTGCGCAAGCCACGTTGCAGATTCTAAGTTGTAAACAGACGATTTAAAAgcgaaataattttaaaatcttCAGCGGAATTGCTATACTGTATTTCTCGTTTCCATTGCTATTTTTGCTGTTAACGGCTAAAGATTGTCAATAGAGGCATTGTAACCCGACAACTCGCCTATCGTGTAGCGCATTCCGTATAGTCAGTTGTTTCAGAAAATCAATGAATAACGTCCCGAAATTCTTCAATAGCTCAACCCGAATCCCGAGGGACTATTGCACGCATGTTCTATACAGTGTAGCGGCTGTAAAGATATTGTGGGCCCGTAAACATGGCGGAGACAAGGACGATTCATGAATGGCCCGGAGAAATCGGCGCGTAATCCGAATTCAACACAAATCTTGGTCAAATTTTTGCGAGAATCAGCTCCTCTTGTGCTTCTAGATTTCATATGAGATGTATAAGTATACTTTAAGTTtctaaatatgttttttttttcgcctcTGAATTGTACGATATATAAGCAAACCgaaaaaatttattttccagCTTCGAGTTCCGTTACCACCGGCCATCTTTACTTCGGATTTGAATTCAAAAGGTGTCGATTGTGGGCGGTCCTTACCCTTTTATTGCGCGGTTTCGTGTTTAAGTATTTTTTAACAATAAGACGTTGTTCTCAGTGTAGCGTAATTTTGTTCTGACAAATATAATCGTGTTGACTTTAGGAGCAGAAGACCAAACGCCTGTCGTCGTATGCCTAGTCGGTCCACGCCGAGGAACAACCGCCCCTGGTTCCCATGGCGACAGCTCAAACGACCAATCATCACGCTCCGCGCCCAACGAAGCCGCCATGAATGGCTGACACCATGGAACCCAAACAGATTTCTAACAGATTTTTACTAAAGGAAATATAATCTAAATTTGACTCCTGTGTAGCctttcaaaaaaaaagaaaaaggaaaaaacttTTAAGGCTGTAAAAAGATTTCTCCAAGCATAATAAGTTTATCTGTTTTCGCGCCTTTTATGACCATATGTGAAGAGTACTGTTGTATATAAATGATTTGGAATGTAATTGTCAGAACCTGTAGAGCTTTTAGTGAGAATAGGGCAAGCTTTGATAAAGGCTATAGGAGAACATTCTTGGTGTTTAGTACTCTCTAATGCGAATTGCCTCTCTATTCTACTCCTCTATTCTTACCCTGCGTAATTTCCCTGATGCTTTTTTGTGCCCGAAAAGCTatgcaaaacaaataaaacaagtaTGATTTCAATCTTTATTTTGTATTCTACCATGAAGAGAAAAACGTACTATTTAAAATACAAACGCCCAGCCATGGTCCGTTTACGGCGCCAGACCCCCTTCCCCTAACTCAACCCCCGTTGAAAAAAACCTGTTATATTTTTGCTGGCTGTCACCATACCAAGAATTTGGCGCCAACCCGAGTAGCTATCAGTGGATTTTATTACTCAAAAGAATATGCATCGTAGGGCGCAGTTGTTCTTGGTGGTCACTTAACTGCATCGGAAACTTAAGATGACTTTTGGATAAGCAACGATATTAGTCATCGATGGTTGCCAATCCCAATATGGTTGTTAATCCCGTACGCGGTCCTCCTGGGcccggttcctagaaagcaggttaaacAAGGGtcaaaaaaacgtttttatccaatcaaatgcccCAATAGTCAATCGTtcttatccaatcaaatgtcccAATAGCCATACGTGTCACTAGGTTAGCCATagcctgctttctaggaaccagGCCCTGATCTCTTAGTGACTAGTAAACATAAGAATTGCCGAGCATTACTCTTTTTCTCTCAACGTTCATTGATCAGTAGAAATTCACTGACTCACGGGCCTCTTTAAAGTTAGAAGCATCATATTTGCGATTTATTACTTGTTAACCGGGGCAGGGTCCAAAGTAACACTGGTTATCCATGGCAAGGTCCAGGTAACACTGGTTATCCAGGGCAAGGTCCAGGTAACACTGGTTATCCAGGTAACACTGGCTAACCAGGGCAAGGTCCAGGTAACACTGGTTATCCAGGGCAAGGTCCAGGTAACACTGGTCATCCAGGGCAAGGTCCAGGTAACACTGGTTATCCAGGGCAAGATCCAGGTAACACTGGTTATCCAGGGCAAGATCCAGGTAACACTGGTTATCCAGGGCAAGGTCCAGGTAACACTGGTTGTCCAGGGCAAAGTCCAGGTAACACTGGTTGTCCAGGGCAGGGTTCAGGTAACACTGGCTAACCAGGGCAAGGTCCAGGTAACACTGGTTGTCCA contains:
- the LOC5512752 gene encoding transcription factor 12 isoform X9, yielding MWRPPYPHQRAIIPYPGRGKVYSPGGEDMMAHPDSVPQSHYSPKGGLYGDSYFIEHGSPDPWSHSGQLGTTSSAYSTSGGTYGTNYGITAREGMKNLHGVPVAALAKGPMHQPRGYHPISHSEMDRLAGLPPMSSFRQTATLHGQTSPYLHTVSPPLNGNDNMGHTTRAPTSGSQTGDTLGKALASIYSTDNGTTYSSNPSTPVGSPPPLASVSERPLSAGSGASGHSSGWGRTNQPTSPPYEGHLHPMREATRPSGTPMELQNMQYMPPKQSRIEERLDDAIHVLRNHAESNLQLYGAAGGQIISTTATSGAGYTTSVGGTMQSAVSHLDQLQTSSHGGMDDDPSMTSPSSMSNRTMSVSQMSPATSDISEVRYGSKGDKDGKSNNDSVKAEGLDKLDDLDKDKSLMDDLGDKGDDDDLLGNDRDRMVREQERRYANNARERVRVRDINEAFKELGRMCDMHMKGDKTSTNSKQTKERQAVAKARQKDWSLNDASYGSNVPQTKLVILHQAVSVITSLESQVRERNLNPKAACLKRREEEKVEEESPEKRAVPGVDKPFDNSAVRGNNRAGRRGRRSSRGAEDQTPVVVCLVGPRRGTTAPGSHGDSSNDQSSRSAPNEAAMNG
- the LOC5512752 gene encoding transcription factor 12 isoform X3, with protein sequence MNTLGSDKELSDLLDFSAMFAPPGSMVGKTAGTLADATLSGSLHSRTGTLDENSTWPSTVSGFDRSYHSENHGLYIEDDGEFLSRKNSSFSNYLSSNSLASLGKSKDPYTTTYSPGYRDPGLGTNQGSNEVSLSGNEWRSRKYKSSKSNGSMSSVYSPGGEDMMAHPDSVPQSHYSPKGGLYGDSYFIEHGSPDPWSHSGQLGTTSSAYSTSGGTYGTNYGITAREGMKNLHGVPVAALAKGPMHQPRGYHPISHSEMDRLAGLPPMSSFRQTATLHGQTSPYLHTVSPPLNGNDNMGHTTRAPTSGSQTGDTLGKALASIYSTDNGTTYSSNPSTPVGSPPPLASVSERPLSAGSGASGHSSGWGRTNQPTSPPYEGHLHPMREATRPSGTPMELQNMQYMPPKQSRIEERLDDAIHVLRNHAESNLQLYGAAGGQIISTTATSGAGYTTSVGGTMQSAVSHLDQLQTSSHGGMDDDPSMTSPSSMSNRTMSVSQMSPATSDISEVRYGSKGDKDGKSNNDSVKAEGLDKLDDLDKDKSLMDDLGDKGDDDDLLGNDRDRMVREQERRYANNARERMRVRDINEAFKELGRMCQLHLQSEKPQTKERQAVAKARQKDWSLNDASYGSNVPQTKLVILHQAVSVITSLESQVRERNLNPKAACLKRREEEKVEEESPEKRAVPGVDKPFDNSAVRGNNRAGRRGRRSSRGAEDQTPVVVCLVGPRRGTTAPGSHGDSSNDQSSRSAPNEAAMNG
- the LOC5512752 gene encoding transcription factor 12 isoform X1 gives rise to the protein MNTLGSDKELSDLLDFSAMFAPPGSMVGKTAGTLADATLSGSLHSRTGTLDENSTWPSTVSGFDRSYHSENHGLYIEDDGEFLSRKNSSFSNYLSSNSLASLGKSKDPYTTTYSPGYRDPGLGTNQGSNEVSLSGNEWRSRKYKSSKSNGSMSSVYSPGGEDMMAHPDSVPQSHYSPKGGLYGDSYFIEHGSPDPWSHSGQLGTTSSAYSTSGGTYGTNYGITAREGMKNLHGVPVAALAKGPMHQPRGYHPISHSEMDRLAGLPPMSSFRQTATLHGQTSPYLHTVSPPLNGNDNMGHTTRAPTSGSQTGDTLGKALASIYSTDNGTTYSSNPSTPVGSPPPLASVSERPLSAGSGASGHSSGWGRTNQPTSPPYEGHLHPMREATRPSGTPMELQNMQYMPPKQSRIEERLDDAIHVLRNHAESNLQLYGAAGGQIISTTATSGAGYTTSVGGTMQSAVSHLDQLQTSSHGGMDDDPSMTSPSSMSNRTMSVSQMSPATSDISEVRYGSKGDKDGKSNNDSVKAEGLDKLDDLDKDKSLMDDLGDKGDDDDLLGNDRDRMVREQERRYANNARERVRVRDINEAFKELGRMCDMHMKGDKTSTNSKQTKERQAVAKARQKDWSLNDASYGSNVPQTKLVILHQAVSVITSLESQVRERNLNPKAACLKRREEEKVEEESPEKRAVPGVDKPFDNSAVRGNNRAGRRGRRSSRGAEDQTPVVVCLVGPRRGTTAPGSHGDSSNDQSSRSAPNEAAMNG
- the LOC5512752 gene encoding transcription factor 12 isoform X4, whose amino-acid sequence is MFAPPGSMVGKTAGTLADATLSGSLHSRTGTLDENSTWPSTVSGFDRSYHSENHGLYIEDDGEFLSRKNSSFSNYLSSNSLASLGKSKDPYTTTYSPGYRDPGLGTNQGSNEVSLSGNEWRSRKYKSSKSNGSMSSVYSPGGEDMMAHPDSVPQSHYSPKGGLYGDSYFIEHGSPDPWSHSGQLGTTSSAYSTSGGTYGTNYGITAREGMKNLHGVPVAALAKGPMHQPRGYHPISHSEMDRLAGLPPMSSFRQTATLHGQTSPYLHTVSPPLNGNDNMGHTTRAPTSGSQTGDTLGKALASIYSTDNGTTYSSNPSTPVGSPPPLASVSERPLSAGSGASGHSSGWGRTNQPTSPPYEGHLHPMREATRPSGTPMELQNMQYMPPKQSRIEERLDDAIHVLRNHAESNLQLYGAAGGQIISTTATSGAGYTTSVGGTMQSAVSHLDQLQTSSHGGMDDDPSMTSPSSMSNRTMSVSQMSPATSDISEVRYGSKGDKDGKSNNDSVKAEGLDKLDDLDKDKSLMDDLGDKGDDDDLLGNDRDRMVREQERRYANNARERVRVRDINEAFKELGRMCDMHMKGDKTSTNSKQTKERQAVAKARQKDWSLNDASYGSNVPQTKLVILHQAVSVITSLESQVRERNLNPKAACLKRREEEKVEEESPEKRAVPGVDKPFDNSAVRGNNRAGRRGRRSSRGAEDQTPVVVCLVGPRRGTTAPGSHGDSSNDQSSRSAPNEAAMNG